A window of the Sardina pilchardus chromosome 21, fSarPil1.1, whole genome shotgun sequence genome harbors these coding sequences:
- the LOC134069479 gene encoding POU domain, class 3, transcription factor 4 — translation MATAASNPYSIINSNSMVHADASVMQQGSTFRNHQKLLQSDYLQGVQSNGHPLGHQWVTSVSEGSPWSSSLATNALEQQDVKPGREDLQLGAIIHHRSPHVAHHSPHTNHPGAWGTPVSHNSSINTGGQPINIYAQTGFTVNGMLEHGGLTPPPNSGQNQSLHPGLRDTPDHGDMGGHHCHDHSDEETPTSDELEQFAKQFKQRRIKLGFTQADVGLALGTLYGNVFSQTTICRFEALQLSFKNMCKLKPLLNKWLEEADSSTGSPSSIDKIAAQGRKRKKRTSIEVSVKGVLETHFLKCPKPAAQEISSLADSLQLEKEVVRVWFCNRRQKEKRMTPPGEQQSHEVYSHGVTDNSSCRDL, via the coding sequence ATGGCCACAGCTGCCTCGAATCCCTACAGCATTATCAACTCCAACTCCATGGTTCATGCAGACGCCTCGGTCATGCAACAAGGGAGTACTTTCAGGAATCACCAGAAACTTCTCCAAAGTGATTATCTACAGGGAGTCCAAAGCAATGGACACCCACTTGGGCATCAGTGGGTGACCAGCGTGTCGGAGGGAAGCCCTTGGTCATCCTCGCTGGCGACCAATGCTCTGGAGCAGCAGGACGTGAAACCGGGACGGGAAGATCTCCAACTCGGGGCGATCATTCATCACAGGTCGCCTCATGTCGCCCACCATTCGCCCCATACAAATCATCCAGGTGCATGGGGGACACCCGTGTCTCATAACTCATCCATAAACACCGGCGGACAACCTATCAACATCTACGCGCAAACGGGCTTCACGGTCAATGGCATGCTGGAGCATGGCGGGCTCACGCCACCACCAAACTCCGGGCAGAACCAGAGTTTGCACCCAGGACTGCGAGACACGCCGGACCACGGCGATATGGGGGGGCATCATTGCCACGACCACTCCGACGAGGAGACGCCGACATCGGACGAGCTGGAGCAGTTCGCTAAGCAGTTCAAACAAAGGCGGATCAAACTGGGCTTCACCCAGGCAGACGTGGGGCTTGCGCTGGGCACGCTATATGGCAATGTTTTCTCGCAGACGACCATCTGCAGGTTTGAAGCCCTGCAGCTCAGTTTTAAGAATATGTGTAAACTAAAACCCTTGCTGAACAAGTGGCTGGAGGAGGCAGACTCGTCCACTGGCAGTCCGAGCAGCATTGACAAAATCGCCGCACAGGGCAGGAAACGGAAGAAAAGGACCTCGATCGAGGTGAGCGTAAAAGGGGTACTGGAGACACATTTTCTAAAATGCCCCAAACCAGCGGCTCAGGAGATATCCTCTTTGGCTGACAGCCTACAGCTTGAGAAGGAGGTGGTTCGTGTGTGGTTTTGTAAcagaagacaaaaagagaagagaatgacTCCACCGGGAGAGCAGCAATCTCACGAGGTTTATTCTCACGGCGTTACAGACAACTCCTCGTGCCGAGATCTCTGA